One genomic segment of Ricinus communis isolate WT05 ecotype wild-type chromosome 5, ASM1957865v1, whole genome shotgun sequence includes these proteins:
- the LOC8278507 gene encoding probable inactive shikimate kinase like 2, chloroplastic isoform X1: MATRVATVFSLFPNPIKTPLPQSSLLNLNFLISKPVFTSISKFCLPISSFKSYNVSASKEYNRLSCSCFSTATTSTNYEFSDGSSEVELRLPLGSQDYESGKDIFVDADGTSLIVRVKRSGSFTTLIQTNYLFDKIKPAETIWYIDDDQLVINLKKQVPELKWPDIVESWESLTAGAMQLLKGTSIYIVGDSTEINQKVARELAVGLGYTPLDTQELLETYTKQTIDSWVFAEGSDSVAEAESAILESLSSHVRAVISTLGRKKGAAGRSDRWRHLYAGFTVWLSQTEATADEGSAKEEARRHVQDGSLAYSKADVVVKVQGWNDDHAKSVAQASLSALKQLILPDKKLPGKKSLYIRLGCRGDWPNIKPPGWNPSAEGDATA, translated from the exons ATGGCTACCAGAGTCGCCACTGTCTTCTCCCTCTTCCCAAACCCCATTAAAACCCCACTCCCGCAATCCTCTCTCCTAaatctcaattttttaatttccaaACCCGTTTTTACTTCCATTTCTAAATTCTGTCTCCCAATTTCCAGCTTCAAATCATACAATGTGAGCGCTTCCAAAGAATACAATCGTCTCTCCTGCAGCTGCTTCTCCACAGCCACCACCAGCACCAATTATGAG TTTTCTGATGGATCTTCAGAGGTGGAATTGAGATTACCACTTGGAAGCCAAGATTATGAGAGTGGCAAAGATATATTTGTGGATGCAGATGGCACCTCCTTGATTGTCAGAGTAAAACGCTCAGGCTCTTTCACCACTCTTATACAAACTAATTATctatttgacaaaataaagCCTGCTGAAACAATCTG GTACATAGATGATGATCAACTGGTGATCAACTTGAAGAAGCAGGTTCCAGAATTGAAATGGCCCGACATTGTGGAATCATGGGAATCCTTAACAGCAGGAGCTATGCAGCTTCTTAAAGGGACATCAATCTACATTGTTGGTGATTCAACTGAAATTAACCAAAAAGTTGCGCGAGAACTTGCAGTGGGTCTTGG GTATACACCCCTTGACACACAGGAGTTGCTGGAAACATATACAAAGCAAACAATTGACTCGT GGGTGTTTGCTGAAGGTTCAGATTCTGTAGCTGAGGCAGAGAGTGCTATATTAGAAAGCCTGAGTAG TCATGTTCGTGCTGTTATTTCAACATTAGGAAGGAAGAAGGGAGCTGCTGGAAGGTCTGATAGATGGCGGCATCTTTATGCTGGATTTACCGTCTGGTTGTCACAGACTGAAGCCACAG CAGATGAGGGTTCAGCAAAGGAGGAGGCCAGAAGGCATGTTCAAGATGGTAGCCTGGCTTACTCCAAAGCTGACGTGGTTGTCAAGGTTCAAGGATGGAATGACGATCATGCTAAAAGTGTAGCTCAGGCATCCCTGAGTGCCCTCAAACAGTTGATCCTGCCAGACAAGAAACTCCCAG GTAAGAAGAGCCTTTATATAAGGTTAGGATGCCGGGGTGATTGGCCAAATATCAAACCTCCAGGATGGAATCCATCAGCAGAAGGGGACGCAACCGCTTAG
- the LOC8278507 gene encoding probable inactive shikimate kinase like 2, chloroplastic isoform X2, which yields MATRVATVFSLFPNPIKTPLPQSSLLNLNFLISKPVFTSISKFCLPISSFKSYNVSASKEYNRLSCSCFSTATTSTNYEFSDGSSEVELRLPLGSQDYESGKDIFVDADGTSLIVRVKRSGSFTTLIQTNYLFDKIKPAETIWYIDDDQLVINLKKQVPELKWPDIVESWESLTAGAMQLLKGTSIYIVGDSTEINQKVARELAVGLGYTPLDTQELLETYTKQTIDSWVFAEGSDSVAEAESAILESLSSHVRAVISTLGRKKGAAGRSDRWRHLYAGFTVWLSQTEATDEGSAKEEARRHVQDGSLAYSKADVVVKVQGWNDDHAKSVAQASLSALKQLILPDKKLPGKKSLYIRLGCRGDWPNIKPPGWNPSAEGDATA from the exons ATGGCTACCAGAGTCGCCACTGTCTTCTCCCTCTTCCCAAACCCCATTAAAACCCCACTCCCGCAATCCTCTCTCCTAaatctcaattttttaatttccaaACCCGTTTTTACTTCCATTTCTAAATTCTGTCTCCCAATTTCCAGCTTCAAATCATACAATGTGAGCGCTTCCAAAGAATACAATCGTCTCTCCTGCAGCTGCTTCTCCACAGCCACCACCAGCACCAATTATGAG TTTTCTGATGGATCTTCAGAGGTGGAATTGAGATTACCACTTGGAAGCCAAGATTATGAGAGTGGCAAAGATATATTTGTGGATGCAGATGGCACCTCCTTGATTGTCAGAGTAAAACGCTCAGGCTCTTTCACCACTCTTATACAAACTAATTATctatttgacaaaataaagCCTGCTGAAACAATCTG GTACATAGATGATGATCAACTGGTGATCAACTTGAAGAAGCAGGTTCCAGAATTGAAATGGCCCGACATTGTGGAATCATGGGAATCCTTAACAGCAGGAGCTATGCAGCTTCTTAAAGGGACATCAATCTACATTGTTGGTGATTCAACTGAAATTAACCAAAAAGTTGCGCGAGAACTTGCAGTGGGTCTTGG GTATACACCCCTTGACACACAGGAGTTGCTGGAAACATATACAAAGCAAACAATTGACTCGT GGGTGTTTGCTGAAGGTTCAGATTCTGTAGCTGAGGCAGAGAGTGCTATATTAGAAAGCCTGAGTAG TCATGTTCGTGCTGTTATTTCAACATTAGGAAGGAAGAAGGGAGCTGCTGGAAGGTCTGATAGATGGCGGCATCTTTATGCTGGATTTACCGTCTGGTTGTCACAGACTGAAGCCACAG ATGAGGGTTCAGCAAAGGAGGAGGCCAGAAGGCATGTTCAAGATGGTAGCCTGGCTTACTCCAAAGCTGACGTGGTTGTCAAGGTTCAAGGATGGAATGACGATCATGCTAAAAGTGTAGCTCAGGCATCCCTGAGTGCCCTCAAACAGTTGATCCTGCCAGACAAGAAACTCCCAG GTAAGAAGAGCCTTTATATAAGGTTAGGATGCCGGGGTGATTGGCCAAATATCAAACCTCCAGGATGGAATCCATCAGCAGAAGGGGACGCAACCGCTTAG